From bacterium:
CTAGTATCATTATTTTCCAAAGGTGATAAATTAGCTTTTTCCCATATTGTTTTTAAATATTTTTCTCTTGATTTATGTGCATCTCTTGTTAATTTAGCTCTTCTTCTTTTTCTGTTTTCTGAAACATCCGCATATTCTGGGTTTATAAGCATAGATTTTAATTGTTTTATCTCATGTCCGACCCTAACGCAAATTCCTATGCTGGCTTTACCTAAATCAAATCCAAAGACAAGCTTTTCTTTCATTATAATTATTCCTTATCTATAATAAGTATATTAAAGATTAATTTTCTCTTTATAATAATACTTCAAATATAATATACAAATAAAACAAGTTTATCAAAAATTTATGCAACTGTTATTTTCTGTTACTTTTTATACTTTTCTCTGTGGGATTTATATTTTTATCATGCCGGAATAAAAGCATATTAATTTGGTTTTAAATGCGGTCTGAATTTTAATCGCTGGTTAACTGGTCATTTGATATTTGCAAATTTTTGTTTGAAGCTAAAAAATTATTTTTGGACACAATTTTTTTACCACTTTCTTTTTCAAGCTGTTTTCTTGCATCTCCTGCAATTTTACCGCCTTTTTTTGCAACTTCATGATTTTCCTTAAATCCCTGCGCATTTGTATTTTTTGCAATTTCTGTTGTTGAAGCTTCACCAAGCATTGAAAAGATAAGCTCAAGGTCGGTCATGTGATCTCTTAAATTTTCTCTTTTTAATCCTTTATAATCTTTATATTCGGAAGGTGTCATTCCAAAAGTAGCTTTTGCAATTTCGGCAGTTAATATCGAATATTCTTTACCTTCGATTACTCCTCTTTTTTGCCATTCGTCAGTTAATTCTTCCCTTAGGGCAATTCCTCTGACTCTTTTTTCAATCCAACTGTCAGGATAACCTTTGGCTTTGTATATTTCTTTCATTCTTTGCTGTGCAAGTTCAGGGTTTTCAATTTCCTGTACTCTTTCATAACCAACTTTTGCAAGCCATCTCTTGAATGGTTCAGCTTTTTTACTTGGAATAGATTGAATTATACGGAAAACACCTTCTGTATTTGAACAATTAAGTTTTTGTTTTCCGCCTTCTGTTTCAATTGGAAGGGGGGTGACAATTTGTCCCCACCCTTCGGAAAGTTCGGGATCTCTTTTTTTAATTTTTTTTATATAATCTGTCGGATTTATGCTGTCTGTTAATACTTCTACAACATCAACAATTGAAAAATACCATTCATCATTATGAAGAGTTCTTCTGATTTTTTTTCCCTCGAAAATAATCAATTTATTTTCTGTCATTTCTTACCCTTTTATTTAAATAATTAAAAAAATTTTATCATGCAAAAATGTTTTAATAGAAATAGATTATAATGGTTTTCTTATTTTTTCCAATAAAAACAACATATTATAGGATTTTTTACTTGAAACAAAATCCAAAATATTTTGAGCTATAAATTCTATTTTCGCCCCCGATGGGGAGAGTTTTTAAAAAAGAGTTTCGGCGATTTCCGTTGAAGCTCTTTTTTTATGCTCGACGCTATTTCGACGCCCTCGACGCTTTTGGGATAAGCATATAAATTGGTGGCATTATAACAATTTACATCAATATGATTCTATACAAAATTTGCCAAATAATTGGCTGTATAGTGATATAAATCAAATTGTTCAAGCTATGTCAAATTATGCAACGATTCAAGGAATTTCTTGTAATACAGTTGATGATGTCAAAAATAATTTTGAATTAATGAATCTGTATATTACAAACAGTTGGCACTCTTAATATAATTTTAGCAATAATTAAATTAAAAGTTATTTCTTGCCTCCTGTTTTAAAAAATAACCAATAAATATAAAAACTCCAATAATATACAATAGTGTAAGAACAACAAATGTATTTAAAACAGCATGCCTGAAAATAAAATAGCAAATATACAGCCTCTAAAAAATCTTAAATTTCCTATAATACAGGGCTTTGTGTTCTGTTGTAACTCTATATCAGGCATTCTCATTCTCTTTTCAATTTTGTATTTTTAAATAACCCAAATAATAAGGCTTTTAAAAGCTCTGGTTCAATGGAAATATTTATAAAATTGGAAAAATTCATCAGATTCGCTCTTATTTTTGAAAAACGGTTATGTGTAGTATTTATACATACTAATTATTATGCATAATCACATCAACTATACAAGCATAAAAATACATACTATTCTATGCGTATATTAAGTACACTTGGTGTGATAATAATGTCAAAAACCGATAAAATACTAGAACTTACAAGAAATAAGACCAAAAGAACAACATTAATGTTTAATCCTGAATTATGGAAATTATTTAAAACCGCTTGCGAACAAGATAATACAAAACCAACCCCAAAAATGGAAAAATGGATTTTAAATTATCTTGAGGAAAAAGGTTTGTTATAAATCTATTAATATCTGAATTTTCAAAGGCAAAAGTATGCAATTTTTAAGAAGCTGTCTTTTATAGACAAAATAAAGAATTCATCAATAACATTTTTCCGAAGATAGTCCAAAGTCAGATTAGTTTATAGAAAAAAGCTTTAGGCAGAACCTAAAGCCTTTTTTCTATATCAAAAACTTCGAACAACTAAATATATTTTTGTTTGATTTTTTCGGTCAACCTATAAGAGATTAAAATTTATACCTAAGGCTACAAACAGCACTTTGTTCGCCCATAGTAGTTTTTACCTCTGTATTATTCACAGGACCTGAAACACTTTGGAACTTTCCTTGACTTGTGTTTTTTATCCCTAAAACATAAGCTAATGAAACATCAATTTTGTCTGTTATTTTGTATGTTGCACCGGCTGTGATGTGATTTTGTATAATAGCAGGTGAACCCAATACAAAGAATGTATCATGATCTCTTATAGGGTTATTATTATACGAATACCCCAGCCTTAAACTAAGGTTTTTATTAACTTCATATTCTCCGCCTGTACTAAAGACATATATACTTTTATACCCGTATCCTTGTACAGCACTGGTATTCGGGTCAAATCCGGCATCCTTGAAACCCTGGGTATTTGAATAGTTAATATATCTTGCATCGGTCATTAATTTTAATTTTGGTATTCTGGAATAACCAAGACCTACACTGGCAATCATGGGAAAGTTAAGCCTGAAATTATAATTACGATTGTTGCCAAGCTCATCAAGACCTTTAAAGTGAAAATTTCCCATCCATTGAGGACTTTTTAAAGAAGCCCCTGCGTGAATTCCGTTGTTCTCATAATAGATTCCGCCTTGAACTCCGGCTCCTGCAGTCCATGAAGTATTAGAATTCGGGTAAGTTTTGTATCCGTCAGCGTTTGCATCATCAGGAACTGCACCGGCAAAAGGACTCGAATTTAAAGAAGCAATATCAAGTACAGGCGCAATACCAACAGACAAACTTTTTGTTACTTTGTAAGCAAATGCAGGAGAAACCTGAACAAGCACATATTTTGTTTTTATTTCTCCAAAACCGTAACCGTTAGGAGGCTGTGATGTTAAAATCGGATTAGTTGATGTTTTTGGGAAATATACTCCAAAACCACTGACTACATTGGCAGAAACACCGGTCGCCCATTTATTATTTTTGTCCTTATATACATAGGCAAAACTTGGTAGAGGCATAATGTCTAATTTACTTCGGGTACTGTCTTCCAAATGCGTTGAGGGAACTCCTGCTCCAAACGCATTAGGCTCTACAGAGGATTTCAAATGGAGATTTACAAACATAACTTCTCCATTTATTTGAGCTTGTGAAGAATCAAGTCCGGTAATTGTAGCAGGATTCCAGTATAAAGCTCCTGAAGCATCAAGAGGCATAGCTGTGGATGTTCCTGCCACACTCTGGTTTATAGCTCCCACTCCTGTAACAACATGTCCGGCCGTGGCATTTGCAGAATTAGCTGCAACGATTAAACTAACAAACAAAAATAGTAATGTAAAAACCTTTCTCAACATCAAATTCCACCTTCTTATCCAACTCTTAATACAAACTATTGTTAATAAATCATGTTCTTTTTAACACAGTATAAAGTATATTGTAAAAAGAGTAAACTTTTTATTTATATTCAAAAAAACTCTTTAGAGCCAAATATAAAAACATTAATAATTAGATGTGTAGCCTATCAGTCAGCAAATATAAAGATGTTATGAAAAAATTCAAAATCATTTTTTATATAATTATATTTTATAAAGATTCAAGCTGCGTGTAAAAGCTGTTTAATTAATAAAACATTGGTTTTATCTGCGTTAATGATTCTAAAACAAACTAACAAAAGCTGCTTTTCGCTAAAACTTTTAAAATTTCTTTTACAGACAAGAGAAGTGTTTCATTAATAATATTATTTTAAATATCGTCCAAATAGAGGAGAAATTTTGACGCTATTTGGAAATTATTTAACTAATTTAATAAGTTACTTGATATAGACAGAAAAATTAAACTTTATCAAAAAAATTATCATCTAAGTCTTCATACATATGTATTCTCTTTTAAATATATTTCACATTTTTCACAGGTTTTTTTACAGGTTTTTTGTGAAAATTCCCAACACTTTTTCTTTTGTCCGCTAAGTTCACAACATTTTGAACGCTTTTCTTGTGAACATTTTTTTAATTTCCAACAAGGAGTGAAATCAAGAAGTCTTTTAATGCCAGGTATACTCAAATTTTCTTCATGAATAAGCTTTCTCAAACATTCAATTCTTGTTAAATCATTTTTTGAAAACATTCGTTTCCCGCCATGTCTTTGTGGCTTTATTAAACCTTCAGCCTCGTAAATTCTCAAGGTTCTTGGATGAACATTAAGAATTTGTGCGGCAATTCCCATTGAATATACAGGTAAATTTTCGTTAACTTCCATTTCTTATCACAATACCTATTACTATTGATTTTATTATATCAGAAAATTTATAAATATTAAACTAACTTGACAATTATAATTGTCAAGTGTTATTATAATCGTAATTGTTATTATGAGTTGTTAGAAAAAATAAAGGAGACTACTATGCCAAATTTTGACGGGAATGGTCCTTCAAGAACAGGACAGAGAAGAAGATGCAGAAAAGGCCGAATGATGAACGATAATAGTAGAATCAAATTTAACAAAGAAACCGTTATAATCAGCTGCGGCAATTCTAAAATCAAATCAGCGACTGATGAGTTAAATTTAATAAAAGTAGAAAAACAGACTATTGAATCAAGACTCAAAGCCCTTAATGAAAGAATTTTAGAACTAGAATAAAAAAAGAAAGAGGAGATAAAAATGAAATTTGCAATACCTACCGAAAATGATAAATTATGTATACATTTTGGAAGCTGTAAGATATTTACTTTCATTGAAGTTGATGATAATTCAAAAGAGATTATTTCAAAAGAAACTATAGCTCCTTCAGGACAGTGCCATGAATATATGGTTCCATGGGTAAAAGAAAATGGCGCTAATATTATTATTGCAGGAGGAATGGGTGTACCTGCCCAAAAAATGCTTAAAGAGCAAGGAATTACAGTTATTATTGGAGCACCAACCGAAGCGCCTGAGCTTCTTGTTTCAAATTACTTGAACGGTGTTTTGAAAACAATTTCAAATTCTTGCAGTTGCGGCTGCAACCACTAGAGAGAATTTTTAAAAAACAAAAAATATCTTTATCTTAACGGATACAGTCAATAAAACTGTATCCGTTTTTATTTTAGATTTATTTGTATTTTAAACGTTTTACCAGCTGCTGATCAAATGTATTTGCGAATTTCTGTTTATCTTTAGTGCTAAAAGGTCTTGGTCCGCTTGTCTGAATACCAGTATCCCTTAATTCACTCATAAAATTTCTTACAGAAAGCCTTTCTCCAATATTAGCGTGCGTAAAAAGAACGCCATGAACACTTATTACGACAATTCCTTTTGGAACAAGCATGGCGGCAAGAGGTATATCCTGAGTTATAACCAAATCCGCATTATTAGCGTTCTCAGCTATATATTCATCCGCCACATCCGGACCTTGAGAAACTTTTACTGTAGAAATAAAAGGCGATTGAGGAATTGAAATAATTTTATTCGAAACAAATACTGTTTGAATACACCGCTTGAGTGCAGCTTTTATAATGATATCTTTAATTTCGGACGGACAGGCATCCGCATCAACCCATATATTCATTTAACTTCCACTATCTATTTTCAGACTTTTCAAATACTCATTATAGAACCCTTAATCTCAATATTATTTTACATTAAATATATCCCCGAACTTTTATTTGGTCATTAAATTTTTTAAGTATGATACACTAAGTAACAAATAAAAAATCTTAACGTTTTCGTCATTCTGAGTAAAAATCGAAAAATACGAATATAGTTGAAGATTGAGAGTTTTATTTAACTCGGCATAACTGTTTAAAATTTTTGTTACCTACTTAATACTTGTCTTTTTTTAAACTTGTTTAATAATATAATTGGTAGTAAAAATATATTTTAATTTCAAAGAAAGAGAATCAAAATGTTCAATCAAAATTTCACAGACCAAGAATTACAATGCGCAGATTGTGGGCAAGGTTTCACATTCAGTGCTGAAGATCAAGAATTTTACGCTCAAAAAAGATATTCTACCCCAAAAAGATGTGCATCTTGCAGAGCAAACAGAAAAGCGAATGACTCACGCGGTGGCGGCGGCGGATATGGCGGCGGCGGCAGAGGCGGATACGGTGGCGGATCCAGCAGACCTCAGTTCAGTGCTGTTTGCGCTGGTTGCGGCATAGAAACAACTGTTCCTTTTGAGCCTAAAGGCGATAGACCTGTTTACTGTTCTGATTGTTTCAGAAACAACAGATAAAAATATAACTCTATAATATTTAAAGAAAATCTCTTAAAGTAAATTACTACCGCTTTAAAGAGATTTTTCTTTTTATTATCAAATTTATCCATTTATGGCATTTAAAAAAGCTAAGCCGTATTTTTTCAGCTTGTGTTCCCCCACTCCCGATATTTCTGACATATCATCAAGGGTTTCGGGTTTGTTATTTACCATTTCTATTAGGGTTTTGTCATTAAAAATAATATATGGCGGCATATTTTCATCACGAGCGAAAGATAATCTGATTTTTTTAAGTTCATTGAACAATTCAACATCAGCGTCAGCAGTTAGTACGGCTTTTTTTGCAGGAGCTGGTTTTTTAAGTTTAACTTTGCTTTCTAAAATAAATTTTCTTAATTCAACCTTTTGCTTGCCCCTTAAAACATCATTAGCCTCGAGATTGGTTTTTAGCGTTGAATATTGCATGTCCATCTCGACAAATCCTAATATGGCAACTTGCCTGATAATAGACTTCCATTGAGATTCTGAGACATCTTTGCCGATACCAAAAGTGCTTAGTTTGTCATGCTTGAATTTTTTCACTTTTTCGTCATCTTTGCCCAACAAAATATTTATTATATGCCCTCCCCCGAAGCCATACCTGTCTGTTTGGGTTCTATAAATACAGGACAAAACTTTTTGGACATCAACCGTTGCATCATAAGTTACAGGCGGTTCTAAACAGTTATCACAATTTTTACAATCGTTTTTTAATTCTTCTGCAAAATAATCCAATAAAATCCTTCTTCTGCAATTAACTGTTTCAACATAGCCTATCAATGTGTTTAATTTTTGATGTTCAATTCTTTTCTGCTCTGGAGATGACGTAGAGCTTTCTATAAATTGTTTTAACTGAACAATATCTTTTAACCCGTAAACCATCCATGCATCAGCCGGCAAACCGTCACGACCTGCACGACCTGTTTCTTGATAATAAGATTCTACGCTTTTAGGCAAGTCAAGATGTGCGACAAATCTTACATCAGGTTTGTCAATTCCCATACCGAAAGCAATTGTTGCAACCATTATCATTGATTCTTCTTTAATAAATTTTTCCTGATTTTTCTCTCGTATTTTTTTATCTAAACCTGCATGATAAGGCAGAGCGTTAAATCCTTCTTTTTTTAAATACGCTGCGACTTCTTCAACCCTTTTTCTTGAAATACAATAAACAATACCTGAATCATTCCGATGATCTTCTTTAATAAAATTTAAAAGCTGTTTTTTTTCGTTATCTTTAATTTTTATTGTGTATTCAATATTTGGTCTGTCAAAGCTGGATACAAAAACTTTTCCGTTTTCAAGATTAAGATTTTTTATAATATCTATTCTCGTTAGTTCATCAGCAGTAGCTGTTAATGCAATTCTTGGAACATTGGGGAATATTTCTTTTAGTGCTGAAAATTTGGTGTATTCAGGTCTAAAATCGTGTCCCCATTGCGATACACAATGAGCTTCATCAATTGCAAAAAGTGAAATTTTAGATTTTTTCAAAAGATTTAAAAAGCCTTCTGTATTCAATCTTTCAGGTGAAACATATACCAGATCCAGCTCATTATTAAATATTTGTTCCTCAACCAAATTTGATTTTTCGGCGTTTAAAGTTGAATTCAAAACAGAAGCTCTGACACCCGCTTGTTTTAGAGCGTTGACCTGATCCTGCATAAGTGCTATTAGAGGAGAAATAACAACTGTAATTCCTTCAAAGCAAAGAGCGGGTATTTGAAAACAAAGAGATTTTCCTCCGCCTGTAGGCATCAAAACAAGACCATCATTTCCATTTAAAATATGTTCAATGATTTCCTGTTGTTTGCCACGAAATGTTTTATATCCAAAAACCTTATATAAAATTTCTTGAGGATTTTTTAAAGACAGCAATTTTAAACGTCCAAATTATGATTCACTAAAATAAATATTAACATGAACCTCTCTTTCAACATTACGGTTTAACTTTTTTGTTACCTGATTAAAAAATGCTATACTTATAACGTAGTTTAAGGCTTGTGTAGAATAATGAGCAATCCAAAAGTATCTGTAATAATCCCTTGTTACAATCAGGGCATCTATATAGATGAATGCGTCGAATCTGTTTTGTGTCAGACATTTGATGACTTTGAGATAATTATTATCAATGACGGTTCCAGCGATGATTATACAAACAAAATTTTATCCGACTACAATAAACCAAAAACAACAGTTATAAATTCAGTTAATCAAGGGCCTTCCGTGGCAAGAAACACAGCAATCGTCCATGCTAAAGGCGAATACATACTTCCTCTTGATGCTGACGACAAACTGGCTCCCGAATATCTAGAAAAAGCTTTAAAGGTTTTTGAACAACAGCCTGAAATATCCGTTGTTTACTCGTTAGGTCAATACTTTGGCGCAATAAACAGGCTTTGTTCTTTTAAACCGTATAAATTTCCTGATTTTTTACTGGGGAACGTTGTTTTTATAACAGCTTTATACAAAAAATCCGACTGGGAAAAATACAAAGGCTACAACAAAAACATGATATATGGCTGGGAAGATTTTGATTTCTGGCTGTATTTTGTAGCTGACAATAAGAAGTTTTACAGAATTGAAGAAACTCTTTTTTATTACAGGCGGCTTGAGATTTCAAGAACAACCGGTGTTAAGGACGAAAAGAGAATACACTGTTTTATACAGATTTATAAAAATCACCCTATGCTTTATTTTAAAAACATTTTCAAAATACTGAAACTTTATTTTTCACAAAAACACAATTATTACAGACTAATTATAAGATACATTAAATATTTGAAGCTTATTTCCTCAAAAAAATGATAATATAAATTGTAGTTATCATTTTGTTTGGAAAAAATTATGAAAGCTGTTATTTTAGCCGGCGGTCTTGGGACAAGGATTAGCGAAGAATCCCATTTAAAACCAAAGCCGATGATTGAAATAGGCGGAAAGCCTATCTTGTGGCATATTATGAAAGTTTATTCACATTACGGAATAAATGATTTTATTATATGTACGGGTTATAAAGGCTATGTTATTAAAGAATATTTCGCAAACTACTTTCTTCATCAATCAGATATTACTTTTGATACTTGCAGTAATAATATGAAACTACATAACCACCAATCCGACCCCTGGAAAATAACTGTTGTAGACACAGGCGACAAGACAAATACAGGCGGAAGATTAAAACGGATTAAACCCTATATAGAGAAAGATGAAACTTTTTGCTTAACCTACGGTGACGGGGTAAGCAATGTAAACATAAAAGAATTAATTGATTATCATTATGAACGCAAAGTTACTGCAACAGTTACGGCTGTCCAGCCACCGGGCCGTTATGGTTTGCTTGAAATTAAAGACGGAATGGTTAAAGATTTCCAAGAAAAGCCAAAAGGCGACGGCAACTGGATAAATGGGGGATTTTTTGTATTCGGGTCTAAAATTTTTGATTATCTTGACTCAGATATAACCTCTCTTGAATCAGAGCCAATAAAGCTTCTTGCACAAAAAAATGAGCTTGCCGCTAGAAAACATAATGATTTTTGGCTTCCCATGGACACAATGAGGGATAAAATAAGGCTCGAAGAGCTATGGGAAAGCGGTAATGCTCCGTGGAAAATCTGGAAGGACTAAAAGGAAAACAGATGAAGTTTACGGAAACAAAATTAAAAGGTGCTTATATTATAGAGATAGAACCTCTTGAAGATGAGAGAGGTTTTTTTTCACGCTGTTTTTGTAAAAAAGAATTTGAAAAATTGGGCTTAAATTCTGATATTGTTCAGTCAAACATATCTTTTAACCACAAAGCCGGTACTTTAAGAGGTATGCACTATCAAAAACCGCCTTACGAAGAAGTAAAAATTATCAGTTGTCATGTTGGAGCTATTTATGACGTAATTGTAGATATCAGACCAGCTTCAGAAACCTATTTACAATGGTTTGGAGTAGAATTATCTGCTGAAAACCGTAAGATGTTGTACATTCCAACAGAATTTGCTCATGGATATCAGACGTTAGTTGATAAAACTTTGGTATCTTATAATGTTACAAATTTCTATGCTCAAGGCTACGAAGCTGCTATCAGCTGGAATGATCCTTTGATAGGAATAAAATGGCCTGAATGCGAAAATAGAATTATTTCAGAAAAAGACTCCAAAAATAAAACTTTTAGTGAATTCAAGGAGAAATATCAATGACGATAAGACTTTTTAAACCCTGTGTAGGGGAAGAAGAGCTTGAAAATATTAAGGCTGCATTTTCTCGGGCATGGCTCGGACTTGGTCCACAGGTAAAAGAATTTGAACATAAATGGGCGGATTTTATCGGCTGCAAAGAAGCAATAGGCGTGAACTCCTGCACGGCAGCTCTTCATCTGGCTTTATCCGCATACAAGTTCTCTCCGGGGAAAAAGGTACTGGTTCCTGTTATGACGTTTGCTGCTACTGCAATGGCGGCTTTATATAATAACCTTGAACCGGTTTTTGTAGATATAGATGAAGAAACTTTAGGGATTTCGCTTGAAGATCTTGATAAAAAATATGATAAAGACTGTGTAGCTGTTATACCTGTTCATTTTGGCGGGCATCCCGTCGAAATGGATAAATTAATGAACTGGGCAAAATCGAAAAACTTGAAAGTAATTGAAGACTGTGCCCATACAGCCGGTGGTGAATATAAAGGTAAAAAACTCGGAACCTGGGGAGATATCGGCTGCTTCAGTTTTGAAGAAAAAAAATGTATGACATCAGGTGACGGCGGAATGATTTGTTCTGACGATCAGGAATTAATTAAACCTCTAAGACATTCAAGATGGATAGGTATAAATAAAGACACCTGGCAAAGACTGAGTGAAAACACGGACAGTACTCCTAACGTTCTTCACTGGTATTATGAAATATCCGATATAGGCTATAAATACAACATGAATGATCTTGCCGCCTCTATTGCACTTGCACAGCTCTCAAAACTTGATTATATGAATCAGAAAAGAAGAAATATTCTCCAAAAATATATAGACGGTGTCAAGGATTTGAATTTTGCAAAAATAGGTTTGCCTTATCAACTCGAAAACTCGTCTTACCATATATTTATGCTCCGGATTCAGGAAAGGGACAAATTCCTTAAATACATGACTGAAAAAGAAATTGCGACAGGAGTTCATTATATGCCTTTAACTATGCATCCGCTGTTTTATAAGTACAAAAACGAAACACCTGTGGCTGACCGTATTTGGAAAGAGTTTGTAACGCTTCCGTTATTCCCTGACCTGAAAAATGAAGAGACTGAATATGTTATAAATGCAATTAAAAGCTATAAATAGAAAACGTTTATAATACCGATTATTCGGACGGTGTAAGATGGGATGACCCTGTTTATAATAAAAAGTGTTGTAAGTGTATTAACAGAATTGTTTCATGTAATGATATAGTTTTAAAATCGGAGTAAATAATGGATTTAATTAAATGTTGTCCTATCTGTAAATCAGAGAAAATCGAGATGTTTTTGGAGCGTGATAATGTTCCTGTTATTCAAAACTTTGTTTTGAAAGAACGTGAAACTGCCCGAAATATAGATAGAGGTGATATAAAATTAGCAATATGTAATAATTGTGAATTTATTTTTAATACAAGCTTTGATTTGTCTAAGCTTAAATATGGAGACAATTATGATAATGCTTCGACATTTTCCAAATATTATCAAGATTATATTGAAAAATTAACTAATAATCTGCTTTATGAAGAAAAAGTTCAAAATTGCAAAATAATAGAAATTGGCGCAGGCAATGGGGCTTTTCTTCATAAATTAGTTGAAAAAGATGAATCAAATAATTCGGGTATCGGTTTTGATCCAAGTTTTAAAGGTGATTTTCAGGAAATAGAGAATAAACTGATTTTCAGGAAAGAATTTTATGGAGAAAAACATGCAAATTTAAATGCAGATGTTGTAATATTAAGACATGTTCTGGAAGTTATTCCTGAATTGTTTGAAGTTTTAAAAACTATAAGAAAAAATTTAAGCAATTCTACCAATGCTAAAGTTTATCTTGAAACTCCTAATATCGAATGGAAATTGGAAAACAAAGCCATTTGGGATTATTGTTATGAATATTTTGGATATTTTAGTGAAAAATCTCTTAAATATGCTTTTGAAGCCGCAGGTTTTAAAGTTGACTACATAAAAAAAATTTTTGAAGGACAGTATTTATGGATAAAAGCAAGTGTTGATAAAGAAAATTCTTTAAAAGATTTGGCATTAAATTATGTAAAAACAGAAAAACAAATTTTAGCGAAACTTAAATTACAACTTGAAAATTTAAAACAAAACGGAAATATTGTTGTATGGGGCGCAGCAGGTAAAGGCGTTACTTTTTTAAATTTAGTCGACAAAGACTGTAAACTTGTTGATTTTTTAGTCGATATAAACCCTAATAAACAAGGCAAACATATTGTAGGGACAGGGCATATAATAATTGCCCCAGAAGAAATCCACAAATATAATATAAAAACAGTTATAATCATGAACTCGAACTACAAAAATGAAATTGAAAATATAATAAAAAATTTGAATTTAAAATTAAATCTAGTAGAAATGGAGTTATAAAAGCTGTAATTATACGGTACCAGTTGTACAATTATAATTATTTTGGCAGTTTATATAAAATTGAGAGGATACACATGTTTGTAAACTTAACTGATAATATACCTTTGAATTCGAGAATATGTATATATGGATCATTAAAAGTAGGCATTTTCCTTAAGAGACTTCTTGAATTAACCAGAAAAGATGTAAAAATTGTGTGTTTCTTAGATTCTTTTAAATCAGGCATTATTGATAATCTTGAGATCATAAACATAGCAGATATTAAAACAATTGAATCTGAATATGACTTGATTGTAATTACATCAGCCAATCTTCATTCGATACATGATATTTTGCA
This genomic window contains:
- a CDS encoding glycosyltransferase family A protein, which translates into the protein MSNPKVSVIIPCYNQGIYIDECVESVLCQTFDDFEIIIINDGSSDDYTNKILSDYNKPKTTVINSVNQGPSVARNTAIVHAKGEYILPLDADDKLAPEYLEKALKVFEQQPEISVVYSLGQYFGAINRLCSFKPYKFPDFLLGNVVFITALYKKSDWEKYKGYNKNMIYGWEDFDFWLYFVADNKKFYRIEETLFYYRRLEISRTTGVKDEKRIHCFIQIYKNHPMLYFKNIFKILKLYFSQKHNYYRLIIRYIKYLKLISSKK
- the rfbF gene encoding glucose-1-phosphate cytidylyltransferase; translation: MKAVILAGGLGTRISEESHLKPKPMIEIGGKPILWHIMKVYSHYGINDFIICTGYKGYVIKEYFANYFLHQSDITFDTCSNNMKLHNHQSDPWKITVVDTGDKTNTGGRLKRIKPYIEKDETFCLTYGDGVSNVNIKELIDYHYERKVTATVTAVQPPGRYGLLEIKDGMVKDFQEKPKGDGNWINGGFFVFGSKIFDYLDSDITSLESEPIKLLAQKNELAARKHNDFWLPMDTMRDKIRLEELWESGNAPWKIWKD
- the rfbC gene encoding dTDP-4-dehydrorhamnose 3,5-epimerase, whose amino-acid sequence is MKFTETKLKGAYIIEIEPLEDERGFFSRCFCKKEFEKLGLNSDIVQSNISFNHKAGTLRGMHYQKPPYEEVKIISCHVGAIYDVIVDIRPASETYLQWFGVELSAENRKMLYIPTEFAHGYQTLVDKTLVSYNVTNFYAQGYEAAISWNDPLIGIKWPECENRIISEKDSKNKTFSEFKEKYQ
- a CDS encoding DegT/DnrJ/EryC1/StrS aminotransferase family protein, whose product is MTIRLFKPCVGEEELENIKAAFSRAWLGLGPQVKEFEHKWADFIGCKEAIGVNSCTAALHLALSAYKFSPGKKVLVPVMTFAATAMAALYNNLEPVFVDIDEETLGISLEDLDKKYDKDCVAVIPVHFGGHPVEMDKLMNWAKSKNLKVIEDCAHTAGGEYKGKKLGTWGDIGCFSFEEKKCMTSGDGGMICSDDQELIKPLRHSRWIGINKDTWQRLSENTDSTPNVLHWYYEISDIGYKYNMNDLAASIALAQLSKLDYMNQKRRNILQKYIDGVKDLNFAKIGLPYQLENSSYHIFMLRIQERDKFLKYMTEKEIATGVHYMPLTMHPLFYKYKNETPVADRIWKEFVTLPLFPDLKNEETEYVINAIKSYK
- a CDS encoding class I SAM-dependent methyltransferase gives rise to the protein MDLIKCCPICKSEKIEMFLERDNVPVIQNFVLKERETARNIDRGDIKLAICNNCEFIFNTSFDLSKLKYGDNYDNASTFSKYYQDYIEKLTNNLLYEEKVQNCKIIEIGAGNGAFLHKLVEKDESNNSGIGFDPSFKGDFQEIENKLIFRKEFYGEKHANLNADVVILRHVLEVIPELFEVLKTIRKNLSNSTNAKVYLETPNIEWKLENKAIWDYCYEYFGYFSEKSLKYAFEAAGFKVDYIKKIFEGQYLWIKASVDKENSLKDLALNYVKTEKQILAKLKLQLENLKQNGNIVVWGAAGKGVTFLNLVDKDCKLVDFLVDINPNKQGKHIVGTGHIIIAPEEIHKYNIKTVIIMNSNYKNEIENIIKNLNLKLNLVEMEL